In Thermospira aquatica, the following proteins share a genomic window:
- a CDS encoding DEAD/DEAH box helicase family protein, with product MLYKTFDSLKEAHGEDYFTSRVEEDVYQNLNPKFQLREYQKEAFGRFDFYFTEYRGRKFPTQLLFHMATGSGKTLIMAGAILYLYKQGYRNFIFFVNSKNIIEKTKDNFLNPLSDKYLFAPKIKFGEKDVFIREVENFEAAHPEDINILFTTIQGLHQRLKEPKENQLTAEEFEEREIVLISDEAHHLQVMTKTKEEQNIEENWEATVMKKIFTKNSTNLLLEFTATIDLTNENIQKKYEDKLIFQYDLKQFRQDKYSKEIEVLEADLGPMERALQAVILSQYRRKIAEKNKVYLKPVILFKSKTIKESADDYTKFLTKIQNLSLDDIEGIQSRAKGTILEKVFDYLQKEGITFANFIKELQEDFSPEKVMLLNSENIDEEKQLKLNSLESVHNEIRAIFAVNMLNEGWDVLNLFDIVRLYDTRDGKWVGGKYKPGNTTIGEAQLIGRGARYFPFQIKETDDKFKRKFDNDIENEMRIVEILHYHSAYNPRYIDEIKNTLTEMGIIPEKYVEVDLFVKDSFKKTDLWQVGVIFLNEREENKHTDVYSLDSAKIEKNYTYTLRTGEMKEEILLDEEKFQLSSDRFLTIKRIKLPQLGKNVVRTALDKLEFYRFDALKKYFPHIKSIEEFITSEDYLGGVQVEIMGPENRVAHLSQREKLEIALSVAKSIAERTKTSTSAFKGTCSFKAKLLKEIFQNKKIKIATDELEREKLQNINLAEKDWYAQNDFYGTDEEQKFILFIESWIERLKQKYTEVVLFRNEKFFQIYDFEEGRAFEPDFLMLLKGKDGVITMYQVFIEAKGDQFKDSQGRFENSKEGWKQDFLLSLENEAKVEKELFPQNGDFRIIGLPFYNEGLKKEFEKAFEEKMLDEGGEVS from the coding sequence ATGCTTTACAAAACATTTGATTCGCTCAAAGAAGCCCATGGCGAAGACTATTTTACCTCTCGCGTAGAAGAAGATGTCTATCAAAACCTCAACCCAAAGTTTCAACTACGGGAATATCAAAAAGAAGCTTTTGGGCGGTTTGACTTTTATTTTACTGAGTACAGGGGAAGAAAATTTCCGACGCAACTCCTCTTCCATATGGCAACGGGAAGTGGCAAGACCCTTATCATGGCAGGGGCTATCCTTTATCTTTATAAACAAGGGTATCGTAACTTTATCTTCTTCGTCAATAGCAAAAACATCATCGAAAAGACAAAAGACAACTTCCTTAATCCTCTCTCCGACAAATATCTCTTTGCTCCCAAGATCAAGTTTGGGGAGAAGGATGTTTTCATCCGAGAGGTTGAAAATTTTGAAGCAGCCCATCCGGAGGATATAAATATTCTTTTTACCACTATTCAAGGATTGCATCAACGATTAAAAGAACCAAAAGAGAATCAACTCACAGCGGAAGAATTTGAAGAGAGAGAGATTGTTCTCATCTCCGATGAGGCTCATCATCTCCAGGTGATGACAAAGACAAAAGAAGAACAAAACATTGAAGAGAATTGGGAAGCTACAGTAATGAAAAAAATTTTTACAAAAAATTCCACAAATCTTCTCCTCGAGTTTACCGCAACCATTGATTTAACGAATGAAAATATTCAAAAAAAATATGAAGACAAGCTCATCTTTCAGTATGACTTAAAACAATTTCGGCAAGACAAGTACTCAAAAGAGATAGAAGTCTTAGAGGCAGATCTCGGACCTATGGAGAGAGCCCTCCAAGCGGTTATCCTCAGTCAGTACCGGAGAAAGATTGCCGAAAAGAACAAGGTCTACCTCAAGCCAGTGATTCTGTTTAAGTCTAAAACTATCAAAGAGTCAGCAGATGACTATACTAAATTTCTTACGAAGATACAAAACCTCTCTCTAGATGATATCGAGGGGATACAGTCCCGGGCAAAAGGAACGATTCTCGAGAAGGTTTTTGACTATTTACAAAAAGAGGGTATAACCTTTGCAAATTTCATAAAAGAATTACAAGAAGATTTTTCTCCCGAGAAGGTTATGCTTCTCAACTCAGAGAACATCGATGAAGAAAAACAGCTCAAGCTGAATTCTCTCGAGAGTGTACATAACGAGATAAGAGCTATTTTTGCCGTGAATATGCTCAACGAGGGATGGGATGTTCTGAATCTTTTTGATATTGTGCGATTGTATGATACACGAGATGGTAAGTGGGTAGGTGGAAAGTACAAACCCGGTAATACTACGATTGGTGAGGCGCAGCTCATTGGGCGAGGGGCAAGATACTTCCCCTTTCAGATAAAAGAAACTGATGATAAGTTCAAGAGAAAATTTGATAATGACATTGAAAATGAAATGCGCATCGTAGAAATTTTGCACTATCATAGTGCTTACAATCCACGATACATTGATGAGATAAAGAATACTCTTACAGAGATGGGAATTATTCCGGAGAAGTATGTAGAGGTTGACTTATTTGTCAAAGATTCCTTTAAAAAGACGGATCTCTGGCAAGTGGGAGTTATTTTCCTTAACGAAAGGGAGGAGAATAAACATACCGATGTTTATAGTCTCGACAGTGCAAAAATTGAAAAGAATTACACCTATACTCTCCGGACGGGTGAGATGAAAGAAGAGATTCTGTTAGATGAAGAAAAATTCCAGCTTTCTAGTGATAGATTTCTGACTATAAAGAGAATAAAACTCCCTCAGCTGGGAAAGAATGTGGTCAGAACGGCCCTTGATAAACTTGAGTTTTATCGGTTTGATGCTCTTAAAAAGTATTTTCCTCACATCAAATCGATAGAGGAGTTTATCACTTCAGAGGACTATCTCGGTGGTGTTCAGGTTGAGATTATGGGACCAGAAAATAGAGTTGCGCATCTCTCGCAGAGAGAAAAATTAGAGATAGCTCTTTCTGTTGCTAAAAGTATAGCAGAAAGAACAAAAACAAGCACCTCAGCATTTAAGGGTACTTGCTCTTTCAAAGCAAAACTTCTTAAAGAAATCTTCCAAAATAAAAAGATCAAGATAGCTACAGATGAGTTAGAACGAGAGAAGTTACAAAATATCAACCTTGCTGAAAAAGACTGGTATGCCCAGAACGACTTCTACGGTACGGATGAGGAGCAGAAGTTTATTCTTTTCATCGAAAGTTGGATAGAGAGGCTCAAACAAAAATACACTGAGGTAGTTCTCTTCCGGAATGAAAAATTCTTTCAGATTTATGATTTTGAAGAAGGAAGAGCGTTTGAACCTGATTTTCTTATGCTCCTTAAAGGAAAAGATGGTGTTATAACGATGTATCAGGTCTTTATTGAGGCAAAAGGTGACCAGTTCAAAGATAGTCAAGGACGATTCGAAAATTCTAAAGAAGGATGGAAACAAGATTTTCTTCTCTCACTGGAAAATGAGGCAAAGGTAGAAAAAGAGCTTTTTCCCCAAAACGGAGATTTCCGGATCATTGGGCTACCTTTCTACAACGAGGGACTCAAAAAAGAGTTTGAAAAAGCCTTCGAGGAGAAAATGTTGGATGAGGGTGGGGAAGTTTCCTAA
- a CDS encoding DNA methyltransferase gives MRGVEKSMDNTKNLLNHVKDLLQKDERLVVNGELMKNKIIELALKLDKDFIELLLSDPRTKEMFFLSVGEVMIFDKDKFIRFIANKQFLPDSYTAFKNKIGLIDEKGEFISEKKDVVLSWPYKDCVLEGGMTKEDQKRDEIFWNETLAPDEISRLLEPKVFTNAKRIDKDGEHKFDGFGTDEKGDIKDNLLIKGNNLLILHSLKKRFAGKVKLIYIDPPYNPDSAANTFSYNNRFNHSTWLTFMKNRIEVAKTLLTLDGFFCIAIDHNELFYLGVLCDEIFGRENRIGIIAVETNPGGRSDSLFFATSHENFFVYARDITKAKINNLKMDEQELKQYKYEDEISRYKLVPLRRTGSNSTPDKRPNLYFPIFYDPKNKQISLEKKSGYIEILPIGADSIKRVWRWSKEKILSNLNDIEVKESKSGYMVFVKDRLRLEKKPKTLWHGSRYDASSYGTKLLQKFKLKGEFSYPKPLYLIKDIIQILSDKESIVLDFTAGSGTTAHALLELNKEDGGNRRFILCEQMDYVETITKERIKKLIKDRENDFVYLELMKWNEHFVEKIQQATTKEELAKLWETMKEKAFLSSKVDSKEVDKNAKDFEDLSLEDQKRLLLEALDKNHLYVNYSEIDDEAYGVSEEDKKLNRGFYEE, from the coding sequence ATGAGAGGGGTAGAAAAATCTATGGATAACACCAAAAACCTCTTAAACCATGTAAAAGACCTTCTTCAAAAAGATGAGCGGCTCGTTGTCAATGGAGAGCTGATGAAAAACAAAATCATTGAATTGGCGCTCAAGCTTGATAAGGATTTTATTGAGCTTCTTCTCTCCGATCCCCGGACAAAGGAGATGTTCTTTCTTTCTGTAGGAGAGGTTATGATCTTCGATAAGGATAAATTTATTCGCTTTATCGCGAACAAGCAGTTTTTACCAGATTCGTATACAGCTTTTAAAAACAAGATCGGTTTAATTGATGAAAAGGGAGAATTCATAAGCGAAAAAAAGGATGTCGTTCTCTCTTGGCCCTATAAAGACTGTGTGTTAGAAGGAGGCATGACCAAAGAAGACCAAAAGCGCGATGAGATATTCTGGAATGAAACCTTAGCTCCGGATGAAATTAGTCGCTTGCTTGAACCAAAAGTTTTTACCAATGCGAAAAGAATAGATAAAGATGGTGAGCATAAATTTGACGGTTTTGGAACTGATGAAAAGGGAGATATTAAAGACAATCTTCTTATTAAAGGCAACAATCTTTTGATTCTTCATTCTCTCAAAAAACGTTTTGCTGGAAAGGTAAAGCTGATTTACATTGACCCGCCGTATAATCCCGATTCTGCAGCTAATACATTTTCTTATAATAATAGATTTAATCATTCTACTTGGTTAACTTTCATGAAAAATCGTATAGAGGTAGCTAAAACACTTTTAACTTTAGATGGTTTTTTTTGTATAGCAATAGACCACAATGAACTTTTTTATTTAGGGGTTCTTTGTGATGAAATTTTTGGTAGAGAAAATAGAATTGGAATAATCGCAGTTGAAACTAACCCAGGGGGTAGAAGCGATTCTCTGTTTTTTGCTACATCACATGAGAATTTTTTTGTTTATGCGCGAGATATCACAAAAGCTAAGATCAATAATCTTAAAATGGATGAACAAGAGCTGAAACAATACAAATACGAAGATGAAATTTCAAGGTATAAGTTAGTTCCGTTGCGTCGTACTGGAAGTAATTCTACTCCTGACAAAAGACCCAATTTATACTTTCCGATTTTTTATGATCCGAAAAATAAACAAATTTCTTTAGAAAAAAAAAGTGGATATATAGAAATATTACCAATTGGAGCTGATTCTATAAAAAGAGTATGGCGGTGGTCAAAAGAAAAGATTTTGTCTAACCTGAATGATATAGAAGTTAAGGAGTCAAAAAGTGGCTATATGGTTTTTGTTAAAGACAGATTAAGACTTGAGAAGAAACCTAAAACGTTGTGGCATGGCTCAAGATACGATGCTTCCTCGTATGGTACTAAGTTATTGCAGAAATTTAAACTAAAAGGAGAATTTAGTTATCCTAAACCTTTATATTTAATAAAAGATATAATTCAGATTCTTTCAGATAAAGAAAGTATTGTTTTGGATTTTACGGCTGGGTCAGGGACGACTGCTCATGCATTGCTTGAATTAAATAAAGAAGATGGCGGAAATCGTAGATTTATTTTATGTGAACAGATGGATTACGTGGAAACCATTACAAAGGAGAGAATTAAAAAACTCATAAAAGATCGTGAAAATGATTTTGTCTATCTGGAACTCATGAAATGGAATGAACATTTTGTAGAGAAAATCCAGCAAGCCACAACAAAAGAGGAGTTGGCAAAACTCTGGGAAACAATGAAGGAAAAGGCGTTTTTGAGCTCCAAGGTAGATAGCAAAGAAGTGGACAAGAACGCAAAAGATTTTGAGGATCTCTCTCTCGAGGATCAGAAGAGGTTGCTCCTTGAGGCTCTGGACAAGAATCATCTCTATGTGAACTATAGCGAGATTGATGATGAGGCGTATGGGGTGAGTGAAGAGGATAAAAAATTAAATAGGGGGTTTTATGAAGAATAG
- a CDS encoding DUF5752 family protein yields MAQAKEPFEFRQCVSISKSTGKKAKNLRELRDAIATVSNESIFHHTHQYFLRGHILEYTNDFAHWAGESLEERILSEHLSNIDPYAFKNIDELRQELLHVIDVYLENFPEPREVVAGAEFYFKETITLIFPVGLRAKNLAEFLIAIKYIDVAAIYYHFYEARVRLGVDDFSRWLEDSLNKKELAENIRSIDPFMHSIEGIRERIIEAVEKDLRKEMEAIEP; encoded by the coding sequence ATGGCACAAGCAAAGGAACCTTTCGAATTCAGGCAATGTGTCAGCATATCCAAATCAACAGGCAAAAAAGCCAAAAATCTCCGAGAACTCAGAGATGCTATAGCGACAGTAAGTAATGAGTCCATCTTTCATCATACCCACCAATATTTTTTACGAGGACATATCCTTGAATACACCAATGACTTTGCCCATTGGGCAGGAGAAAGCCTTGAAGAAAGAATTCTCTCTGAGCATCTCTCCAACATCGACCCCTATGCCTTTAAAAATATAGATGAGCTCAGACAGGAGCTACTGCATGTCATAGACGTTTATCTTGAAAACTTTCCTGAACCGAGAGAAGTAGTAGCAGGCGCTGAATTCTACTTCAAGGAAACTATAACCCTTATATTTCCCGTAGGCCTAAGAGCGAAAAACCTTGCCGAGTTCTTAATAGCTATCAAGTATATTGATGTCGCGGCTATCTATTACCATTTCTACGAAGCTCGCGTCAGACTAGGAGTGGATGACTTCTCACGATGGCTTGAGGACTCACTCAATAAAAAAGAGTTAGCTGAAAACATACGGTCCATTGACCCGTTCATGCACAGCATAGAAGGCATAAGAGAACGTATTATTGAGGCTGTTGAAAAAGACCTCAGGAAAGAAATGGAGGCTATAGAACCATGA
- a CDS encoding class I SAM-dependent methyltransferase: MIVRHAKNAQHVLEVGCSTGYILYGLKQFRYEVTGTDISPKALQCAKEFYGLEHLYSAAFPPPSLYGSFDVIIMSHLIEHVTDPKNLIDEAIKFLKEEGILIIVTPHIDSFGYKIFKNHYPTICPPFHLNFFNKNSIQYMLREFEIVELKTESTKEDGNPIHNFGVAIANLTKVKEKLKKRLLSEPKDEEAPYTETRLFTFIRSVLRILQLIHFPFFFVMDKLGLGENILVVAKKRSTH, translated from the coding sequence TTGATTGTCCGCCATGCAAAAAACGCACAACATGTGTTAGAGGTTGGGTGTTCTACTGGCTATATCCTCTATGGGCTCAAACAATTTCGATATGAGGTAACAGGTACAGACATATCTCCAAAAGCCCTGCAATGTGCAAAAGAATTCTATGGTCTCGAACATTTGTATTCTGCGGCATTTCCGCCTCCTTCCTTATACGGAAGTTTTGATGTTATTATTATGAGCCATCTTATTGAACATGTCACAGATCCCAAAAATCTTATCGATGAAGCCATAAAATTCCTCAAAGAGGAAGGAATTCTCATTATTGTCACCCCTCATATCGATTCATTCGGGTATAAAATCTTCAAAAATCACTACCCCACTATTTGTCCACCATTTCATCTCAACTTTTTTAACAAAAACTCTATCCAGTATATGCTGAGAGAATTTGAGATCGTAGAACTGAAAACAGAAAGTACCAAAGAGGACGGCAACCCTATACATAATTTTGGGGTAGCAATAGCCAATCTAACGAAAGTAAAAGAAAAACTCAAAAAACGTCTCCTCAGTGAGCCCAAAGATGAAGAGGCTCCTTATACAGAGACTCGACTCTTTACCTTCATCAGGTCTGTTTTACGAATACTCCAATTGATCCATTTCCCGTTCTTTTTTGTCATGGACAAACTCGGACTTGGGGAGAACATCCTTGTGGTCGCCAAAAAGAGGTCAACACACTAA
- a CDS encoding bifunctional alpha,alpha-trehalose-phosphate synthase (UDP-forming)/trehalose-phosphatase, whose protein sequence is MLKILIEEIFPNKNLIVVSNREPYIHKKIGSSIKIEKPAGGLTSAMDDVLKITGGTWVAWGSGSGDKDVVDNKNRIPVPPENPSYKLKRVWLSPSEVENYYHGYSNQVLWPLCHITPERVYYRKQFWADYKKVNGYFAKAILEEADENSVVWIHDYHLCLLPEILRKENPKLTIAHFWHIPWPNWTVFRISPQAKEIIKGLLGNDLIGFQIPFFVKNFMDCVTQSIEDAEVDHKQGIITYQGHITRLRAFPISIDFDKFNAIAASRKTDIAIRKIKKYFGITTEAIGIGVDRLEYTKALIKRLQAIDLFFEKYEKFRQKFIFIQIAVPTRMREPYLSYKRAVEELVAKINKKYSIGTWKPIIYIDTKIEQKELAAYYKMADFAIISSIYDGMNLVAKEYVASKTDEKGVLILSEFTGASEELEDSILVNPYDIEQFAESIKIALKMPDKEKMARMSILRRQVRENNIHKWVVSIMKEIAAIAAIKNEKCYYLFDNLDEIQKRFHKNIFLFLDYDGTLTPIAETPDQAVISDDMRSLIIKLKEHIPVAVISGRALKDVKEKIGIEDIIYAGNHGAEIWDGNKIIINQNSMENRDLLEELLDKLTKALAHIQGVWVEDKGITASLHFRNVAPNEVGEVFSTFDRIAREYKENFRFITGKKVFEIRPLNIWNKGNAVSWIIENMGENRFPIYIGDDTTDEDAYIALQNRGLSISIGGSVNANSYLQSQEEVKRFLTVLYEELNK, encoded by the coding sequence ATGCTGAAGATCTTAATAGAAGAAATTTTTCCCAATAAGAATCTCATCGTAGTCTCTAACAGAGAGCCTTATATCCATAAAAAGATCGGGTCAAGTATCAAGATTGAAAAACCAGCCGGTGGCCTCACCTCAGCGATGGATGATGTTTTGAAAATTACCGGGGGAACATGGGTGGCATGGGGGAGTGGGAGCGGAGATAAAGATGTTGTTGATAACAAAAACCGCATACCAGTTCCACCAGAAAACCCCTCTTACAAGCTAAAAAGAGTCTGGCTTTCTCCATCAGAGGTTGAAAATTATTACCACGGATATTCAAACCAGGTACTCTGGCCACTCTGCCATATTACTCCCGAACGAGTATACTACAGAAAACAGTTCTGGGCAGACTACAAAAAAGTAAACGGATACTTTGCCAAGGCAATCCTTGAAGAAGCTGATGAAAACTCGGTAGTATGGATTCATGACTACCACCTCTGTCTTCTCCCCGAAATACTCCGAAAAGAAAACCCCAAGCTTACCATAGCGCACTTCTGGCACATTCCCTGGCCTAACTGGACTGTTTTTCGGATATCTCCCCAGGCAAAAGAGATTATCAAAGGTCTTCTTGGAAACGATCTGATAGGATTTCAGATTCCTTTTTTCGTCAAAAACTTCATGGATTGTGTCACCCAAAGTATTGAGGATGCTGAAGTTGACCACAAGCAAGGTATCATCACATACCAAGGCCACATTACCCGCCTGAGAGCTTTTCCGATCAGCATAGACTTCGACAAGTTTAACGCCATAGCAGCCTCTCGAAAAACCGACATAGCGATAAGAAAGATCAAAAAGTACTTCGGCATCACCACCGAAGCCATAGGCATAGGGGTGGATAGACTCGAGTACACCAAGGCACTCATCAAACGTCTTCAGGCCATCGATCTCTTTTTTGAAAAATACGAGAAGTTCAGGCAAAAATTTATCTTTATCCAGATTGCCGTGCCAACGAGAATGCGAGAACCCTATCTCAGTTATAAAAGAGCCGTAGAAGAACTCGTTGCCAAGATAAATAAAAAATACTCAATAGGCACCTGGAAACCCATTATCTATATCGACACCAAAATTGAACAAAAAGAGCTTGCCGCCTATTACAAAATGGCAGACTTCGCTATCATCAGCTCCATTTACGATGGTATGAATCTCGTAGCAAAAGAATATGTTGCCTCCAAAACCGATGAAAAAGGGGTGCTTATATTGAGCGAATTTACTGGCGCATCCGAGGAACTCGAAGACTCTATTTTAGTAAACCCTTACGATATCGAACAATTCGCCGAGAGCATAAAGATTGCTCTAAAGATGCCAGATAAAGAAAAAATGGCGAGGATGTCTATCCTCAGAAGACAGGTTCGCGAAAATAACATTCATAAGTGGGTAGTGAGCATAATGAAAGAAATAGCAGCCATAGCGGCTATCAAAAATGAAAAATGCTATTATCTTTTTGATAACCTAGATGAAATACAGAAGAGGTTTCACAAGAATATTTTTCTGTTTCTTGATTATGATGGCACATTAACGCCTATCGCCGAGACACCAGATCAGGCTGTGATTTCAGATGATATGCGTTCTTTGATAATAAAATTAAAAGAGCATATTCCCGTGGCTGTGATAAGCGGGAGAGCGCTAAAAGATGTAAAGGAGAAAATCGGTATCGAAGATATCATCTACGCCGGTAATCATGGGGCAGAGATATGGGATGGGAACAAAATCATAATAAATCAAAATTCAATGGAAAACAGGGATCTCCTCGAGGAATTGTTAGACAAGCTCACAAAAGCATTGGCCCATATACAAGGTGTGTGGGTAGAAGATAAAGGAATCACCGCAAGCCTGCACTTTAGGAATGTTGCCCCCAATGAAGTGGGAGAGGTTTTTAGCACATTTGATCGAATTGCCAGAGAATACAAGGAGAACTTTAGATTTATCACAGGCAAAAAAGTATTCGAAATAAGACCCCTCAATATATGGAACAAGGGAAATGCTGTCTCATGGATAATAGAAAACATGGGAGAAAACAGATTCCCCATTTATATCGGAGATGACACGACCGATGAAGACGCCTACATAGCTCTGCAAAATAGAGGTTTATCCATTTCTATCGGTGGGAGTGTTAACGCAAACTCCTACCTGCAAAGTCAGGAAGAGGTTAAAAGATTTCTTACAGTATTATACGAAGAGCTAAACAAGTGA
- a CDS encoding glycosyltransferase → MIDQYAGISPKGDLVLLHKLGEKLYNKSFLHINSTRAGGGVAEILHRMIPIIKELSINARWEVIEGDERFFEITKKIHNSLQGNVENMTEDMWEYHYEVNKRNAEKLDLEADAILIHDPQPIPLIEFKKSGKWIWRCHIDLSNPIEEVWNHILPYTQKYEAAIFSVGKFARAAGIDEFIIPPSIDPISEKNRELTDEEIKETLHKFQIPIDRPMILQVSRFDRFKDPIGVIKAYRMVKKYNDCILVLAGSPATDDPEGEIVLKEVQDYASNDPDIHILLLPPFSDKDINALQRSATVVLQKSLKEGFGLTVSEAMWKGKPVIGGAAGGIPLQIIHGVTGFLVHSVEGAAFRIRQFLNDPHMAKQMGEKGKEYVRNNFLITRQIRDYLSVWYAMENKGKNILEV, encoded by the coding sequence ATGATTGATCAATACGCTGGCATATCCCCCAAAGGTGATCTCGTTCTTCTTCATAAACTTGGTGAAAAACTTTATAACAAATCCTTTCTCCACATTAATTCGACCCGGGCTGGAGGAGGTGTAGCAGAGATACTCCACAGAATGATTCCTATAATTAAAGAACTGAGCATCAATGCCCGATGGGAAGTCATAGAAGGTGACGAAAGGTTTTTTGAAATAACCAAAAAAATCCACAATTCTCTTCAGGGAAATGTTGAAAATATGACCGAGGATATGTGGGAGTATCACTATGAGGTCAACAAAAGAAACGCCGAAAAACTTGATCTCGAGGCGGATGCGATCTTGATACACGATCCCCAACCTATTCCCCTTATTGAATTTAAAAAATCAGGGAAATGGATCTGGAGATGCCATATAGATTTATCAAATCCCATCGAAGAAGTATGGAACCACATCCTCCCTTACACCCAAAAGTATGAGGCCGCCATTTTCTCGGTTGGAAAATTCGCACGAGCAGCGGGAATAGATGAATTCATCATACCCCCATCTATCGACCCAATTAGCGAAAAGAACCGAGAGCTCACAGACGAAGAGATAAAAGAGACACTTCATAAATTCCAGATCCCCATAGATAGACCGATGATCCTGCAGGTTTCCCGTTTTGATAGATTTAAAGACCCAATCGGTGTGATAAAAGCGTACAGAATGGTAAAAAAATACAACGACTGTATACTTGTCCTTGCCGGAAGCCCTGCCACAGACGATCCCGAAGGAGAAATCGTACTCAAAGAAGTTCAAGATTATGCCTCCAACGATCCCGATATCCACATTCTTCTCCTCCCACCCTTTAGTGACAAGGACATCAATGCCCTGCAGCGGTCTGCAACAGTCGTACTCCAGAAATCCCTTAAGGAGGGATTCGGATTAACGGTATCTGAAGCAATGTGGAAGGGAAAACCGGTCATAGGAGGAGCCGCAGGGGGGATTCCTCTGCAGATCATCCATGGTGTGACAGGATTCCTCGTCCATTCGGTTGAAGGCGCTGCTTTCCGGATACGGCAATTCCTCAACGATCCTCATATGGCGAAGCAGATGGGTGAGAAAGGCAAGGAATATGTGAGAAATAATTTTCTTATCACAAGACAAATAAGAGATTATCTTTCCGTATGGTATGCCATGGAAAATAAAGGGAAAAATATTCTAGAGGTGTAA
- the ftsW gene encoding putative lipid II flippase FtsW: MLSKIDRALLYAVLFLMVLGILFVFSASSYFSLRYTGSIYTYAMKQMVFVLLGFGVMVFMAQYEYTKLRRWIKPLVFVIFLLLLLVFVPGLGSVRGGARRWIHLGFFDVNPAEFAKLVVVIYLSYIFTKKQQKLKDFTFGFLPPLLIVTAIFFIILMQSGFSIATLLLMVGMVMFFVGGASLKHLLSVFLLSLPVLVTFVVQVTYRKARILSFLNPWSDPYGKGYHLIQSYRAFADAGWFGKGLGNSTQKIGALPTPHTDFIYAVITEEMGLVVALLLLGVYLFIFLRAFLIAKRVQDPFGQLLAYGIASLFGFHVFLNIGVTTGLMPTTGVSLPFISYGGSSLLMFSLAMGILLNLSAHGEEVKGAVREIREDFQETFG, from the coding sequence TTGCTTTCGAAAATAGATCGTGCGCTTTTGTATGCTGTTCTTTTCTTGATGGTTCTGGGGATACTCTTTGTTTTTAGTGCGAGTTCGTATTTTTCTTTGCGCTATACGGGTAGTATCTATACTTATGCGATGAAGCAGATGGTGTTTGTGCTTTTGGGCTTTGGTGTCATGGTGTTTATGGCGCAGTATGAGTATACGAAACTTCGACGATGGATAAAACCGCTTGTGTTTGTGATATTTTTGTTGCTTCTTTTGGTCTTTGTGCCGGGACTGGGGAGTGTGAGAGGAGGGGCACGGCGATGGATCCATCTTGGTTTTTTTGATGTGAACCCAGCTGAGTTTGCGAAGCTTGTCGTTGTTATCTATCTCTCGTATATCTTCACAAAAAAACAACAAAAACTGAAAGACTTTACTTTTGGATTTCTTCCTCCTCTTTTGATTGTGACGGCGATATTTTTTATTATTTTGATGCAGTCGGGGTTTTCTATTGCGACGTTGTTGTTAATGGTGGGCATGGTCATGTTTTTTGTTGGTGGGGCGTCACTGAAGCATCTTTTGAGTGTGTTTTTACTCAGTCTGCCTGTGCTCGTGACCTTTGTTGTCCAGGTAACCTATCGTAAGGCAAGGATTCTCTCGTTTTTGAACCCTTGGAGTGATCCCTACGGGAAGGGGTATCATCTTATTCAGTCGTATCGAGCGTTTGCTGACGCTGGTTGGTTTGGCAAGGGGCTAGGGAATTCTACCCAAAAGATCGGGGCTCTTCCAACGCCTCATACGGATTTTATCTATGCGGTTATCACGGAGGAGATGGGACTTGTTGTGGCTCTTCTTTTGTTGGGGGTGTATCTTTTTATTTTTCTCCGGGCTTTTTTGATAGCCAAACGGGTTCAAGATCCTTTTGGGCAGCTGCTCGCGTATGGGATTGCTTCTCTCTTTGGTTTTCATGTTTTTCTCAATATTGGTGTGACAACGGGATTAATGCCTACGACGGGGGTGAGTTTGCCTTTTATTAGCTATGGGGGGTCTTCTCTTTTGATGTTTTCGTTAGCGATGGGGATTCTGTTAAACCTGAGTGCTCATGGGGAGGAGGTAAAGGGGGCTGTGCGAGAGATCCGCGAGGATTTTCAAGAGACTTTTGGGTAG